In a genomic window of Nodosilinea sp. E11:
- the truB gene encoding tRNA pseudouridine(55) synthase TruB, translating into MQGFLNFYKPQGMSSHDCVGAVRRLLGIRKVGHGGTLDPLAAGVLPIAVGRATRLLPYLPEGKAYRAIVRFGLTTTTDDLEGEILTQQAANHLTVTDIAACLPEFKGTIAQVPPAFSAIQVQGQRLYDLARKGRAVTPPTRTVVIRTLTVQNWQPGEQPELTLDIDCGPGTYIRSIARDLGDRLGTGATLAHLTRTRSGGFSLEHSLTPEAVTELVEKQALELVDPAIALEYLPAIALSADLARRWQQGQKFPPPMVIWPDNPYRVLNEASGDFLGIAQLEEREEGPILKAKMVL; encoded by the coding sequence GTGCAGGGATTTCTCAACTTCTACAAACCCCAGGGCATGAGTTCCCACGACTGCGTGGGGGCGGTGCGGCGGCTGTTGGGCATTCGCAAGGTGGGCCACGGCGGCACGTTAGATCCTTTAGCCGCAGGTGTCCTGCCGATCGCCGTGGGGCGGGCAACAAGGCTGCTGCCCTACCTGCCCGAGGGAAAGGCCTATCGGGCCATTGTTCGCTTTGGCCTCACCACCACCACCGACGATTTGGAAGGTGAAATTTTGACCCAGCAGGCCGCCAATCACCTGACCGTGACAGACATTGCGGCCTGCCTCCCCGAGTTTAAAGGAACAATCGCCCAGGTGCCCCCGGCCTTTAGCGCTATTCAGGTTCAGGGGCAGCGACTCTACGATCTGGCCCGCAAGGGCCGAGCTGTTACCCCACCCACCCGAACTGTAGTTATTCGCACCCTCACGGTGCAGAACTGGCAGCCGGGAGAGCAGCCGGAGCTAACGCTGGATATAGACTGTGGCCCCGGCACCTATATTCGCTCGATCGCGCGGGATTTGGGCGATCGCCTCGGCACCGGAGCCACCCTGGCCCACCTCACCCGCACCCGCAGCGGTGGCTTTAGCCTAGAGCACAGCCTAACGCCAGAAGCAGTGACGGAGTTAGTCGAAAAACAGGCACTAGAACTGGTGGATCCGGCGATCGCGCTGGAGTATTTGCCGGCGATCGCCCTCTCTGCCGACTTGGCCCGTCGCTGGCAGCAGGGGCAGAAGTTTCCGCCCCCCATGGTGATATGGCCCGACAATCCCTACCGCGTTCTAAACGAGGCGAGTGGAGATTTTTTGGGCATCGCCCAGCTCGAAGAACGGGAAGAAGGCCCAATTCTCAAAGCCAAGATGGTGCTTTAG
- a CDS encoding alpha-amylase, whose protein sequence is MSEPNGVMMQYFHWYIESDGNLWNEFSKNVKDLAEVGITAVWLPPAYKGTAGGLDVGYSVYDLYDLGEFDQKDSVRTKYGTKEEYIQAVEAAKAAGVRVYADVVFNHMMGGDALEEVQATPMSHDNRHEQIGENRTVKVWTHFKFPGRQGKYSDMEWHWWHFDAVDYDANDPDYDAVYLFEGKQFDENVDLEKGAFDYLMGCDLDIESDEVRDALKKWGAWYVDTVNVDGFRFDAVKHVRAGFFPQWLQHCRRHAGRRLFAVGEYWSYEIEALHHFIDVTDGDVHLFDAPLHYNFSEASKAGGDYDLTTIFDNTLVQQQPALAVTLVDNHDSQPLQSLESVVEPWFKPLAYALILLRQDGYPCIFYADYYGAHYKDTGNDGGEYEIWLDSHKWLIDKFLYARSTYAFGDQYDYFDHPSTIGWTRLGTEANPGGMAVVLTNGDDGHKWMEVGQPNCTYYDITEHIQEPVTTNDEGWAEFSCQAGSVSVWVPKV, encoded by the coding sequence ATGTCAGAGCCTAACGGCGTGATGATGCAGTATTTTCATTGGTATATTGAGTCCGACGGCAACCTGTGGAACGAGTTTTCTAAAAACGTAAAAGACCTGGCAGAGGTTGGCATTACCGCCGTTTGGTTACCGCCTGCCTACAAGGGCACTGCCGGTGGCCTCGATGTAGGCTACAGCGTTTATGACCTGTACGATCTGGGCGAGTTTGATCAAAAAGACAGTGTTCGCACCAAGTACGGCACCAAAGAAGAGTACATTCAGGCGGTAGAAGCGGCTAAAGCAGCCGGTGTTCGTGTCTATGCCGACGTGGTGTTTAACCACATGATGGGCGGCGATGCCCTTGAAGAAGTCCAAGCTACCCCGATGAGCCACGACAACCGCCATGAGCAAATTGGCGAAAACCGGACGGTCAAGGTTTGGACTCACTTTAAGTTTCCGGGTCGCCAGGGCAAATATTCTGATATGGAGTGGCACTGGTGGCATTTTGATGCCGTCGATTACGATGCAAACGACCCCGACTACGATGCGGTTTACCTATTTGAAGGCAAACAGTTTGACGAAAATGTAGACCTCGAAAAAGGGGCTTTTGACTACTTGATGGGCTGCGACCTCGACATAGAATCGGATGAGGTGCGTGACGCTCTCAAAAAGTGGGGGGCCTGGTATGTCGATACCGTCAACGTCGATGGCTTTCGCTTTGACGCTGTAAAGCACGTGCGGGCGGGCTTTTTTCCGCAGTGGTTGCAGCATTGTCGGCGTCATGCCGGGCGCAGGCTGTTTGCCGTGGGCGAGTATTGGTCTTACGAAATTGAGGCGCTGCACCACTTTATTGACGTGACCGACGGCGATGTGCACCTGTTCGATGCGCCTCTTCACTACAACTTTAGTGAAGCCAGCAAGGCCGGGGGTGACTACGACCTCACCACCATCTTCGACAACACCCTGGTGCAGCAGCAGCCTGCCCTGGCCGTTACCCTGGTCGATAACCACGACTCGCAACCGCTACAATCGCTCGAATCTGTGGTCGAGCCGTGGTTTAAGCCCCTGGCCTACGCACTGATTTTGCTGCGGCAGGATGGCTACCCCTGCATTTTCTATGCTGACTACTACGGTGCCCACTACAAAGACACCGGCAACGACGGCGGCGAATACGAAATCTGGCTCGATAGCCATAAGTGGCTGATTGACAAGTTTTTGTACGCCCGCAGCACCTACGCCTTTGGTGACCAGTACGACTACTTTGACCACCCCAGCACCATCGGCTGGACTCGTCTCGGTACCGAAGCCAACCCTGGCGGCATGGCCGTGGTGCTCACCAACGGTGACGACGGCCACAAGTGGATGGAGGTAGGCCAGCCCAACTGCACCTACTACGACATCACCGAGCACATTCAGGAGCCAGTCACCACCAATGACGAAGGCTGGGCCGAGTTTAGCTGCCAGGCGGGTTCGGTGTCGGTGTGGGTACCGAAGGTGTAG
- a CDS encoding GNAT family N-acetyltransferase encodes MPTHPALEIHPATPADVPALVALIKALADYEKLAHEVTGKPEDLERALFGDRPYAEAVLAWVDGTPVGLALFFHNFSTFLMKPGIYLEDIFVQPDYRGQGIGKALLVHVGQLALERGCGRFEWSVLDWNAPAIAFYQRMGAEIKPEWQTCRVTGEALAAFGKM; translated from the coding sequence ATGCCCACCCACCCCGCCCTCGAAATCCACCCCGCCACCCCCGCCGATGTACCCGCCCTAGTGGCGCTGATCAAGGCCCTGGCTGACTACGAAAAGCTGGCCCACGAGGTCACCGGAAAACCAGAGGATCTGGAACGGGCGCTGTTTGGCGATCGCCCCTACGCCGAAGCCGTGCTCGCCTGGGTCGATGGCACCCCCGTCGGCCTAGCCCTGTTTTTCCACAATTTCTCGACCTTTTTGATGAAGCCGGGGATCTACCTGGAAGACATTTTTGTGCAGCCCGACTACCGGGGGCAGGGCATCGGCAAGGCCCTGCTGGTGCATGTGGGTCAGCTAGCGTTAGAGCGCGGCTGCGGTCGCTTTGAGTGGAGCGTGCTGGATTGGAATGCCCCTGCGATCGCGTTTTACCAGCGCATGGGAGCCGAGATTAAGCCCGAGTGGCAGACCTGCCGAGTGACGGGGGAGGCGCTAGCGGCGTTTGGGAAGATGTAA
- a CDS encoding Uma2 family endonuclease, giving the protein MVQTPAKTLTLAEFLQQPETKPAREYIDGQIIQKPMPQGQHSRIQQKLINTINAVTEGDRVALALPELRCTFGGRSIIPDVSVFRWQRLPTNEDGTIANTFSAAPDWTIEILSPEQSSTRVVSNILHCLNHGGLGGWLIDPNENLVQVYLPDQLPTSLEEVGNELTMTGLVPALALTVGQVFGWLRVG; this is encoded by the coding sequence ATGGTACAAACCCCTGCCAAAACGTTGACCTTAGCCGAGTTTCTGCAACAACCAGAGACCAAGCCAGCGCGTGAATACATTGATGGCCAAATCATTCAAAAACCGATGCCCCAGGGGCAGCACAGCCGCATTCAACAAAAGCTGATCAATACTATTAACGCCGTCACTGAAGGCGATCGCGTCGCTCTAGCCCTTCCCGAACTGCGCTGTACGTTTGGCGGTAGATCCATCATTCCCGATGTGTCTGTGTTCCGCTGGCAGCGGTTGCCGACAAATGAAGATGGCACTATTGCCAATACGTTTAGCGCTGCCCCTGACTGGACAATTGAAATTCTGAGCCCGGAGCAGTCGTCAACGCGAGTAGTGAGCAATATTTTGCACTGTCTCAACCACGGCGGGCTGGGGGGCTGGTTGATCGATCCCAATGAAAATTTAGTGCAGGTTTATCTGCCTGACCAGCTACCCACCTCTCTGGAAGAGGTAGGCAATGAGTTGACAATGACGGGCCTGGTTCCTGCGCTAGCGCTCACAGTGGGGCAGGTGTTTGGCTGGCTACGAGTGGGGTAG
- a CDS encoding N-acetylmuramoyl-L-alanine amidase, producing the protein MAQIFISAGHGGFENGVVDPGATLPSTTEAAEMIQIRDLVVAELRSRNLSVLSVPDDLSAAQTLAWINARCRPEDVALEIHAGAFSDPSVRGSTVFYIAKNDVRRTHAELVVLALLRRVTQLPSRGVKPDTESPTGMLAFCRNLGCPSLLMEVGFLSNPQDLAIIQRQRRDVALGIADGLASWSRAVGSGTPTVPGGTLPEIRINLNGGIYPETGIIVNSNAFVPIDLADLLGVDAATAPNINRVRYANVVYIKAVDLQNYNVSVGWDAASRTLRLRSRTGMQFCPGAMDRIMGIGSTSEVQITLFLKNVNEAAVNTYRDLPKLYREEAAIEGVNHDIAFCQMLVETNSLNFGGSLNPAQNNFGGIGSPTGGMEGASFPSARVGVRAQIQHLKAYGSVDPLVQRQVDPRFGFVVRGVAPLVEQLSGRWSADQEYGRKIAAFMRRLYESAGLL; encoded by the coding sequence ATGGCGCAAATTTTCATCTCGGCAGGCCACGGCGGCTTTGAAAATGGGGTGGTAGACCCTGGTGCGACGTTGCCCAGCACCACCGAGGCGGCGGAAATGATTCAGATTCGCGACTTAGTGGTAGCAGAGCTCAGGTCGCGCAATCTCTCGGTGCTGTCTGTGCCCGACGACCTCAGTGCCGCCCAAACCCTGGCCTGGATCAACGCCCGCTGCCGTCCCGAAGACGTGGCGTTAGAGATTCATGCTGGGGCCTTTAGCGATCCATCAGTGCGCGGGTCGACAGTGTTTTATATCGCTAAAAACGACGTGCGCCGTACCCACGCCGAGCTGGTGGTGCTGGCTCTGCTGCGCCGAGTGACTCAGCTGCCCAGCCGGGGTGTCAAGCCCGACACCGAGTCGCCCACGGGCATGTTGGCCTTTTGCCGCAACCTGGGCTGCCCCTCCCTGCTGATGGAGGTGGGCTTTTTGAGCAACCCCCAAGACCTAGCCATCATCCAGCGGCAGCGGCGCGACGTGGCCCTAGGCATTGCCGACGGCCTAGCCTCCTGGAGCCGGGCGGTGGGCAGCGGCACGCCCACGGTGCCGGGGGGTACCCTGCCCGAGATTCGCATTAACCTTAACGGTGGCATTTATCCTGAAACCGGCATCATCGTCAATAGCAATGCCTTTGTGCCCATCGACCTGGCAGATTTGCTGGGGGTTGATGCTGCCACCGCCCCCAACATCAACCGAGTGCGCTACGCCAACGTGGTCTATATCAAGGCTGTTGACCTGCAAAACTACAACGTGTCAGTGGGGTGGGATGCGGCCAGCCGCACGCTAAGGCTGCGATCGCGCACGGGCATGCAGTTTTGCCCCGGTGCTATGGATCGGATCATGGGCATTGGCAGCACCTCAGAGGTGCAGATCACCTTATTTCTAAAGAACGTCAATGAAGCAGCGGTCAACACCTACCGCGACCTGCCCAAGCTCTATCGCGAAGAAGCGGCGATCGAGGGGGTCAACCACGACATTGCCTTTTGCCAAATGCTGGTTGAGACCAACTCCCTCAACTTTGGCGGCAGCCTCAACCCCGCCCAAAACAACTTTGGCGGCATTGGTTCGCCCACCGGCGGCATGGAAGGAGCCTCGTTCCCCAGTGCGCGGGTGGGGGTGCGGGCGCAGATTCAGCACCTCAAGGCCTACGGCAGCGTTGACCCCCTAGTGCAGCGCCAGGTTGACCCCCGGTTTGGCTTTGTAGTGCGCGGCGTCGCCCCCCTGGTTGAGCAACTCAGCGGTCGCTGGAGCGCCGACCAAGAGTATGGCCGCAAAATTGCAGCGTTTATGCGACGGCTCTACGAGTCAGCGGGGCTGCTCTAG
- a CDS encoding SpoIID/LytB domain-containing protein: MTLLRQPSGFEMLVSRLLVLFKHGLSLSVIWWLVAVPALAVEMRVAIGDRLSQVTVGSSTPAVVKTMSGQGVGQIPQGRAVTVTPDGGGVRLADWRGQAFWVEPTNGGYIFIKDNWYRGRVLVVPTEGGLTAVNWVDIEAYLYGVVGSEMPASWPQEALKAQAVAARSYALYRRDRTQNQLFDVGGTTAHQVYKGLAAEAPSVHAAVNATQGQVLTHGGRVIEAVFHSSSGGHTENSEDVWQRPTPYLRGVADFDQEAPVFQWSETFSAQQLAQRITGIGHLQSVSTERATPRGRVVSARLQGTQGSRTLTGVELRQALGLRSTLISFNIAGDTIRVNGRGFGHGLGMSQWGARGLATRGHNYQQILTHYYQGTTFSNLRLAEAQRQATPQVARGLHQPGLAR; encoded by the coding sequence ATGACTTTACTTCGCCAACCTTCCGGCTTTGAGATGCTGGTCAGCCGCCTTCTGGTGTTGTTCAAACACGGTCTTAGTCTGTCAGTCATTTGGTGGCTGGTGGCGGTGCCAGCCCTGGCGGTCGAAATGCGGGTCGCCATTGGCGATCGCCTGAGCCAGGTCACCGTCGGCAGCTCGACCCCAGCGGTGGTTAAGACTATGTCGGGCCAGGGGGTCGGCCAAATTCCCCAGGGGCGAGCGGTGACGGTCACCCCCGACGGTGGTGGTGTGCGCCTAGCCGACTGGCGCGGTCAAGCCTTTTGGGTAGAACCGACCAACGGTGGCTATATCTTTATCAAAGACAATTGGTACCGGGGTCGGGTGCTGGTGGTGCCCACCGAGGGCGGCCTCACCGCCGTCAACTGGGTGGACATCGAAGCTTACCTCTACGGCGTCGTCGGCAGCGAAATGCCCGCTAGCTGGCCCCAGGAGGCGCTCAAGGCCCAGGCGGTGGCGGCGCGGTCCTACGCGCTCTACCGGCGCGATCGCACTCAAAACCAGCTGTTCGATGTCGGCGGCACCACCGCCCACCAAGTCTATAAGGGGCTAGCCGCCGAAGCTCCCTCGGTGCACGCCGCCGTCAACGCCACCCAGGGCCAGGTGCTCACCCACGGGGGCCGCGTGATCGAGGCGGTGTTTCACTCGTCTTCTGGGGGCCACACCGAGAATTCTGAGGATGTTTGGCAACGCCCCACCCCCTACTTGCGCGGCGTGGCCGACTTTGACCAAGAGGCCCCTGTGTTTCAGTGGTCTGAGACGTTCTCGGCCCAGCAGCTCGCCCAGCGCATCACCGGCATTGGCCACCTGCAAAGTGTCTCTACCGAGCGGGCTACCCCCCGAGGCCGAGTTGTCTCCGCGCGTCTCCAGGGCACCCAGGGCAGCCGCACCCTCACTGGGGTTGAGCTACGCCAGGCCCTAGGGCTGCGCAGCACGCTCATTTCCTTCAACATCGCAGGCGATACGATTCGCGTGAACGGGCGGGGCTTTGGCCACGGGCTGGGCATGAGCCAGTGGGGCGCACGCGGGTTGGCGACCCGAGGCCACAACTACCAACAGATTTTGACCCACTACTACCAGGGCACAACCTTCTCTAACCTGCGGCTGGCTGAGGCGCAAAGGCAGGCTACGCCCCAGGTTGCTCGGGGGTTGCATCAACCGGGTTTGGCGCGTTAG
- a CDS encoding tyrosine-type recombinase/integrase gives MARTPKGEVSIENIDGWIRLRWRYQGQRKTMSLGLRHDPVNLAVAQQRANQIHLDIISGNYDPTLSKYKSDRSQQLQAIGAVDLFKRYSEWKVKQVQIRTLEKYWGLVNWLKEYFGDRAVEEDDAPEFIAYLMENLAPRTAKERLDLLDSAWLWGIEKGLLTDNPWADMRLRNPPQQKRKAFTKDEVQGILKGFAENYYYCHYTDYVRFKLSTGCRTGEANGLRWRHLNENCTVVWFGETHTHGQFKDTKTGKAREVKLSASLSKLLRSRMPAEVDPDSLVFPGPEGGPMTEGNFSKRAWRKVLEAQAVTYRIPYNTRHTFISHALEAGMSPVEVAAITGHNLKTLYENYAGLIKTHPTTPELF, from the coding sequence ATGGCTAGAACACCTAAAGGTGAAGTTTCAATTGAGAACATAGACGGCTGGATTCGCCTGAGATGGCGGTACCAGGGGCAGCGCAAGACGATGAGCCTGGGCCTACGCCACGACCCGGTGAACCTAGCGGTAGCGCAGCAGCGGGCTAATCAGATCCATCTGGACATCATTTCGGGCAACTATGACCCAACGTTGTCCAAGTACAAGAGCGATCGCAGCCAGCAGCTCCAGGCGATCGGGGCGGTTGACCTCTTCAAGCGGTATAGCGAGTGGAAGGTTAAACAGGTACAAATTCGTACCCTTGAAAAGTACTGGGGTCTGGTGAACTGGTTAAAAGAGTATTTTGGCGATCGCGCTGTTGAAGAAGATGATGCCCCGGAATTTATTGCCTACCTCATGGAGAACTTGGCACCCAGAACAGCTAAAGAGCGACTGGATCTTTTGGATTCAGCATGGCTCTGGGGTATTGAGAAGGGGCTGCTAACAGATAACCCCTGGGCAGATATGCGACTCAGAAATCCGCCCCAGCAAAAGCGTAAGGCTTTTACCAAGGATGAAGTGCAGGGCATTCTCAAGGGCTTTGCAGAGAATTATTACTACTGCCACTACACCGATTATGTGCGCTTCAAGTTGTCGACCGGATGCCGCACAGGTGAAGCCAACGGTCTACGGTGGCGACACCTAAATGAGAATTGCACCGTGGTGTGGTTCGGGGAAACCCACACCCACGGCCAGTTTAAGGACACCAAAACCGGCAAGGCTAGAGAGGTCAAACTATCGGCTTCTCTGTCTAAATTGCTGCGATCACGTATGCCCGCCGAGGTTGACCCAGACTCGCTGGTGTTCCCTGGTCCAGAGGGTGGACCAATGACCGAGGGCAACTTCAGCAAGCGGGCATGGAGAAAGGTGCTGGAGGCCCAGGCGGTGACTTACCGGATTCCTTACAATACCCGCCACACCTTTATCAGTCATGCCCTTGAAGCAGGGATGAGCCCCGTTGAGGTGGCAGCCATCACTGGCCACAACCTGAAAACGCTGTATGAAAACTACGCTGGGCTGATCAAAACCCACCCCACCACGCCGGAGCTGTTTTGA
- a CDS encoding phage/plasmid primase, P4 family, producing MLNTLHQQHFGDDGWTPAEIDQAVKDYGVRSVSQREAIALLGYSNNVTSGIWFPFGNGFGQLRLDSPGPGMPKYLSPRKGIAKPCIWIPKGCQLSDLAAVTEGWKDAFLATIRGGKPVGAIAGVTHVPSILPQGLGLTLVFDSDGLRNANVAQALIKGGLHLKGKISLIPEDAGDKAGFTEFFNSGYDQSGFNNLLANAQAPRQFLIDWLDYLSRAPLPKHCETLTQLYKKLWRLTWHLDRNCPELRSRVEAFCLAHSKENDAKLKKPDVQFLRRLALQPFRDAERQQWLAARKAEARDALAGSWSITNCFDEALTFGRKGISLPPAGKLAALMESHWNDQLKYRLDFSSFYTYKQGRWERVSDREVKELVQRELDAAGAAGEYGQAAVDSTVNLFSQRVSVRSWPTSYGLIPFQNGVLRIADNTLLDHSPTYGFTWQLPYDYVPGATCDPVLDWLKATCNGDELVVQLLRACIKAMVLGRTDFQRYLELIGPGGTGKGTLIRLIQALLGRSNTVSTSLSRIASSRFETARFMGKRLIFIPDADYNPTAVDVLKQMTGEDYIPWERKGENADYTDGFTLEGWVMVATNKETIASDRTNALFRRRIPVYFTQVVPEDERRSLLDFAPDGGLRGELAPFLPGVFNWVMAMPDELMEAYIKNPQAKVEAMAQFQADSLLNTDSLAQWVNEWIVYEPGAWTKTGDKNNSSRICLYPNYIKYCDAVGVKPISMQNFSIALENLLQKTLGLDVKRRRADSRSGSGLTNIRLVQTTLVQPDPDDSTALPTEVIDEPIPYTVETALKGRAGTVTAADIGSSQPPPPPLPPIMHPAPAVLSTLTANADTLEDW from the coding sequence ATGCTAAACACTCTCCACCAACAGCACTTTGGGGACGACGGCTGGACACCAGCAGAAATTGATCAGGCTGTTAAAGACTACGGTGTGCGGTCGGTTTCCCAGCGCGAGGCGATCGCCCTGCTGGGCTACTCCAACAATGTCACCAGCGGCATTTGGTTCCCTTTTGGCAACGGCTTTGGGCAACTGCGGTTAGACAGCCCTGGCCCTGGCATGCCCAAATACCTTAGCCCCCGCAAAGGCATAGCCAAGCCCTGCATCTGGATTCCAAAGGGCTGCCAATTATCAGACTTAGCCGCCGTTACCGAGGGGTGGAAGGATGCTTTCTTGGCCACTATTCGAGGTGGTAAGCCGGTAGGGGCGATCGCAGGGGTCACCCACGTTCCCAGCATTCTCCCTCAGGGGCTCGGACTCACCTTGGTGTTCGACTCTGACGGCCTGCGCAATGCCAATGTGGCTCAAGCGCTCATCAAAGGTGGCCTGCACCTCAAAGGCAAAATTTCGCTCATCCCAGAAGATGCGGGCGATAAAGCTGGGTTTACTGAGTTCTTTAACTCGGGCTACGACCAGAGCGGATTTAACAACCTGCTGGCTAATGCTCAGGCCCCACGACAGTTCTTGATCGATTGGCTTGACTACCTCAGCCGGGCACCGCTGCCAAAGCACTGCGAAACCTTGACCCAGCTCTACAAAAAGCTGTGGCGACTCACCTGGCACCTAGACCGTAACTGTCCCGAGTTGAGAAGCCGGGTAGAAGCGTTTTGCCTGGCCCACTCAAAAGAGAACGACGCCAAACTCAAGAAACCTGATGTTCAATTCCTTCGAAGGCTGGCCCTCCAGCCCTTTCGAGACGCGGAAAGACAGCAGTGGCTTGCAGCCCGCAAAGCCGAGGCCAGAGACGCCTTAGCCGGTTCATGGTCAATCACCAACTGCTTTGATGAGGCTTTGACCTTTGGCCGCAAAGGAATTTCGTTGCCCCCAGCGGGCAAACTAGCCGCTCTGATGGAGTCTCACTGGAACGACCAGCTCAAGTATCGGCTGGATTTTTCCAGCTTCTATACCTACAAACAAGGGCGGTGGGAGCGGGTCAGTGATCGCGAAGTCAAGGAGCTGGTACAGCGGGAACTGGATGCCGCTGGTGCTGCCGGTGAGTATGGCCAGGCTGCGGTAGACAGCACCGTCAACCTCTTCAGTCAGCGGGTATCGGTGCGCTCATGGCCAACGTCTTACGGCCTAATTCCTTTCCAAAATGGCGTTTTGCGCATTGCCGACAATACCCTGCTAGACCACAGCCCTACCTACGGCTTCACTTGGCAGCTGCCCTACGACTACGTCCCCGGCGCGACCTGCGATCCAGTTCTCGACTGGCTCAAAGCCACATGTAACGGGGATGAGCTAGTGGTGCAGCTGCTCCGGGCTTGTATCAAAGCCATGGTGCTGGGGCGAACGGATTTTCAGCGCTACCTGGAGTTGATTGGCCCTGGGGGAACGGGCAAGGGCACCCTGATTCGCCTGATCCAGGCGCTGCTGGGGCGCTCCAACACCGTCAGCACCTCCCTATCGCGCATCGCCAGCAGCCGGTTTGAAACAGCTCGGTTTATGGGCAAACGGTTGATTTTCATCCCTGATGCCGACTACAACCCCACCGCCGTCGATGTGCTCAAGCAGATGACCGGCGAAGACTACATCCCCTGGGAACGGAAGGGTGAAAATGCCGACTACACCGACGGCTTTACCCTCGAAGGCTGGGTCATGGTGGCCACCAACAAGGAGACCATCGCCAGCGATCGCACCAATGCTCTATTTAGGCGGCGGATCCCGGTTTATTTCACGCAGGTGGTGCCAGAGGATGAGCGGCGCTCACTACTCGACTTTGCCCCCGATGGCGGCCTGCGAGGGGAGCTGGCCCCATTTCTACCGGGGGTATTCAACTGGGTGATGGCCATGCCCGACGAACTGATGGAGGCCTACATCAAAAATCCACAGGCTAAGGTTGAGGCCATGGCCCAGTTTCAGGCCGATAGCCTGCTCAATACCGACAGCCTGGCCCAGTGGGTGAACGAATGGATTGTCTATGAGCCGGGTGCCTGGACTAAAACCGGGGACAAAAACAACTCTTCCCGAATCTGCCTCTACCCCAACTACATCAAATACTGCGACGCCGTTGGGGTGAAACCCATCAGCATGCAGAATTTCTCGATTGCCCTGGAGAACCTGCTCCAGAAAACCCTCGGGCTAGACGTGAAACGAAGACGGGCAGACTCACGCTCTGGGAGTGGCCTCACCAACATCCGCTTGGTTCAAACAACCCTTGTCCAGCCTGACCCCGACGACTCAACCGCATTGCCCACTGAAGTCATTGACGAACCCATTCCCTATACCGTCGAGACAGCGCTGAAGGGTAGGGCAGGCACGGTTACCGCTGCGGATATTGGCAGTAGTCAACCACCGCCGCCACCTCTGCCACCGATCATGCACCCCGCTCCTGCAGTGCTCAGTACCTTGACTGCTAATGCCGACACGCTGGAGGACTGGTAG
- a CDS encoding ribbon-helix-helix domain-containing protein gives MQILSNVVNLRLSNSELADLDRVVPHYGDRSKAVRAALKLLLDQQPSAGLDMQTNKEG, from the coding sequence ATGCAAATTCTCTCCAATGTCGTCAACCTTCGTTTGAGCAACAGCGAACTTGCCGACCTAGATCGGGTTGTGCCCCATTACGGAGATCGCTCCAAAGCAGTACGAGCAGCTCTGAAGCTGCTGTTAGATCAGCAGCCCTCAGCAGGGCTGGATATGCAGACGAACAAGGAAGGGTAG
- a CDS encoding ribbon-helix-helix domain-containing protein: MEVRNAMNVNIVSKRVLVTLPDTVVADLEAWAQYQGRPTANLAAFLIETGIRQAKASNEFKTLEPDQPQSGKGGKS, from the coding sequence ATGGAGGTGCGTAATGCTATGAACGTAAACATTGTGTCTAAACGAGTTCTGGTCACTTTGCCTGATACAGTCGTTGCTGATCTTGAGGCGTGGGCACAGTACCAGGGCCGTCCTACAGCTAATCTGGCTGCATTCCTTATAGAGACTGGAATCAGGCAGGCAAAAGCAAGCAACGAATTTAAGACCCTAGAACCCGACCAACCTCAGTCGGGTAAGGGGGGTAAATCATGA